The Phormidium sp. PBR-2020 DNA segment CTTTGGGTAACCCATAGAGGCGTATTTGACTTCGCCTAGGAGTCCGTTTTACGGAAGTTCTAAAATCCCTCCGGGGAATCCCCGTCGCTTTAGCGCGGGGAGTAGTCAATCCATCAAGATGACTGAGGATGCTCTGGCTGACGTTACTATTGGTTCAATGCTCCCGTAGCCGTCTCGCGCCTTGTCTAGTCTGATATCGTTTTCAGCTTGTCTGTCCTCTTGATGCCCCTTGCCCCATTTCCGCCCTATGAAACCTCGCCAGCGTAAAAAACATAAACTGAAACAGCACCGTTCCCTCTGGTTTGAAAAAGTGATGGCCCTGGTTGCCGTTTTAGATGTGGGCCTGGTGCTATTCGATCTCAGTTATATCCCCTGGCGCGACTTCTACTACCGCTATGGCCCTGAGGCTCTCCATCAATGGTATGACCCCATTAAGGGCATCGAACCCCATCGAGATACTCAACAGTATCTTGATACGGTCGATGAGCTGATGGAACAGGTCGCCGCCACGGGGATTCAGTCCGATGACGTAGTGCCGCTGTTGGAGGAACTTGGCGATCGCAGTGACATGATGGTGGATGAGAACCCCTTTCAACTGGCGGACAAAACTGGGGATCTTGAGCGAATTAAAAACCGAATGCGCGATCGCCTCGACAATGAATCGGCGAAAGACTCGTTTCGGGAATTTTGGAGTCAGGATCACTTGACCCCGGCCTCCTGGGGACGCGAAATGGACTTCTTCAACTCACAAATTCGTCCCCATATCGAGATGAACTATTTTCGCTCGATCAGCATTCGAGGCACCTTTACGGATCGCTTTTGGATGATTGATAGTTGGTTTATCTTGATTTTTGGTTTGGAGTTCTTAGCCCGAACCTGGACTATTTCGCGGCGGATTAACATTCCCTGGCGTGAAGCTTGGCTGCTGCGTTGGTATGATGTGTTGTTCCTAATTCCTTTTTCGGGTTTAGGTTTTCCCGTCTTGGCTCTGTCGCGGTTCATTCCCCTAGGCTTTCGCTTAGATGATTCCAAGCTGGTGGACTTGAAGCCCCTGCGTCGTAAAATCAATCAAGGCTTGGTGGCTGCCTTGGCTGGTGAAATTACTGAAACCGTTGTGGTTCGAGTCATTGATCGGATGCAGGATGCCATCGAAAATGATGGTGTGGTCAATTTAGTTAATGGTTCAGGACGAGAGTATATTGTCCTCAACAATCGCAATGAGATGGAAGTGTTGTCTCAGCAATTGGTGCGAATGAGTTTATATCAGGTCTTTCCAGAAATTAAGCCAGATTTGGAAGCCCTGCTGCTTCACAGCTTTACCAATGGCATCAAGGATATGCCCCTCTATGACAATTTAAAAAATATACCAGGAATGAAGGATCAACCCGAACAACTTGCGCGGGAGATCATTCGCCGTGGCACGAGTGAGTTTCATAATCTCCTTAAAGGTATGGTTGAGGATCCTGTGGGAGCCGAGCTGTTCAATAGTATGCTTGAGAACTTCACAAAAGTCATGCAGCAGGAAATTGGCAAGCCGGATAATGCCACGGAAATTCAAACCTTGCTCTCAGATTTCCTAGAGGAGATGAAAATCAACTATTTTCGCCGCGAGGAAATTGAGGATGTGGAAGACTTTGAGGCAATTATTGAGGAAACCCGTCAGTTGCGAGAAGCGGCCCAGAAGAAGTAGAGTGCGGACTCGAAGCGTTGAGTTGGCATTCTAAACAGGTCAGTTCTGTGGGCGAGAGCCAACCCCGGAGAAAGTAGTAGATGGTAAGTAGGTATTCGTCTGTCAGTTGGGTTGACAGGGTCAGACCTTGGTGACTCGGCATCATCGCCTCTAGGGTAAAGACGGGGTCTTGGGTCTGATCGGGGTCAACAAAGGCCACGTAATCGGTAGGACGCGGAATCACGGCCATTCCTGCCTGGACAAAGGAACTGGCACTGCGATACATCGATAGGGCCCGGCTGACCAGGAGAATGGGGGAGTCAATGTTATTCTCGGCTAGCAACTCTCGTACCCCTAAGACGCTCCGGCGGAGATTGGGAGAGTTACGGTCAACCAAAATACTGGTACTGGGAACCCCGAGACGGCGTAGGAGTTCGGCGGCGAGTTCGGCTTCGTTGGTAGAACGGGCCGGATCATCAGACTGGGGATCGGGCAGGGGAAACCGCAGAGGACTTCCGCCGCTGACGATAATACGGGTGATGCCCCCAGCTTGGTAGAGTTGATTGGCATAGACAATAAGATTGCCGCGATCGCCCAATTGTAATTGCGATCGCCCCTCCACTTGCGGCTCCACGGTGTCATGAGCGAGTAACACCAGCGTTTCCGCTGTTTGTCCTTGGGTTATACGAGCTAAAACCGAGACCTGTCGTTCAACAGAGTTGTGGTAAATCCATTGCCAGAGAAAGGGAGTGCTAAACAGCCACAGCAGGATAAAGGCACTGCGAATCTCATTCTGAGCCGCTTTACTAATGGCCCCATCTTTGAAGCCTCGCAGACTTTGAGCTAGCAGTAGCCAAACAATCCCCAGGGGTTTAAAGGGTAACGAGAGAATGCCCCAAGCCGTTGTGGCCGTGCGATCGGTCGGATCGACGAATAACAAGACCAGGAACACGGCCAACAATAAGCCACCGAGGAAGGTGAAGTAGGCCTTGGGAACAATCCTGAAAAAGACATAGAAGAAGATAATGAGAACGAGTAACCAGAGTAGGACTCGTGTCAGGACTAAAAACATGGCGTTCCCTGTTTCTCACCGAAATCATTGTGGCCATGGCCCCCAGCCTAGCTCAGTCTGCGAGCCAGCAAATGTGAATTTAGGTTTCGGGTTTTGACTAATTGTTGCAATCTTTAGGTTTTCTTTAGAAATGCCGATAGGATGTGTCAATGGGAGCTTTCGGGTTCTGAGAGTGTGAGAAACATCGCCATGAATGTCAGTCATCTTTTGAGACGATATGAAGCGGGAACAACCCAATTTCAGGGTGTTGACCTCCCCGGAGCCAACCTAGTTCACGTGACCCTGATTGCCGTAAATCTGAGCCAAGCAAATTTGATCGGCGCAAATCTACAACGGGCATTTCTGACCAAGTCCATCCTAAATCAGGCCCGTTTGAACTGGGCCAAGCTCAACTATAGCAAACTCAGTGACTGTCAGGCGATCGCCGTTGATTGTACTAAAGCTGAACTCTGCGGCATCTTCGCCGTCAACGCCAACTTTTCCCAGGCTCAACTGAGTGGGGCGAACCTGCAAGGGGCGAATTTGCGGGGGGCAACCCTACAAGGGGCCAATCTACGAGGAGCTGACCTGCGAGGGGCTAATCTACGAGGAGCTGACCTGCGAGGGGCCGATTTAAGCTGGGCCAACCTATCGGGGGCGCGCCTAATCGATAGCCAACTCGAACAGGCTCAACTCACTCACGCTAACTTTAATGAGGCGTATCTCAACGGCAGTGACTTGCAGTTTCTAGAAACCGCCAGCCGACAGCCCGAGAGCAACCTCAGAACGGCCCGTTGGGTGGGCCAGGTTCATGGGCGGGCAAACCGTAAGGCCAACTCGCTCCCCAGCAGTCTTATGCTATTATCATCCTAAGCAGGCAGTGCCAATGGTTAGACACTCTGCCTGAGAAGATCAACCAGCTAAACGAATTCTGGCTTGTGGCTGTGAGTAGCACAACTACTCAAA contains these protein-coding regions:
- a CDS encoding YdcF family protein — its product is MFLVLTRVLLWLLVLIIFFYVFFRIVPKAYFTFLGGLLLAVFLVLLFVDPTDRTATTAWGILSLPFKPLGIVWLLLAQSLRGFKDGAISKAAQNEIRSAFILLWLFSTPFLWQWIYHNSVERQVSVLARITQGQTAETLVLLAHDTVEPQVEGRSQLQLGDRGNLIVYANQLYQAGGITRIIVSGGSPLRFPLPDPQSDDPARSTNEAELAAELLRRLGVPSTSILVDRNSPNLRRSVLGVRELLAENNIDSPILLVSRALSMYRSASSFVQAGMAVIPRPTDYVAFVDPDQTQDPVFTLEAMMPSHQGLTLSTQLTDEYLLTIYYFLRGWLSPTELTCLECQLNASSPHSTSSGPLLATDGFPQ
- a CDS encoding pentapeptide repeat-containing protein, with product MNVSHLLRRYEAGTTQFQGVDLPGANLVHVTLIAVNLSQANLIGANLQRAFLTKSILNQARLNWAKLNYSKLSDCQAIAVDCTKAELCGIFAVNANFSQAQLSGANLQGANLRGATLQGANLRGADLRGANLRGADLRGADLSWANLSGARLIDSQLEQAQLTHANFNEAYLNGSDLQFLETASRQPESNLRTARWVGQVHGRANRKANSLPSSLMLLSS